Proteins encoded in a region of the Carassius auratus strain Wakin chromosome 21, ASM336829v1, whole genome shotgun sequence genome:
- the kcnk15 gene encoding potassium channel subfamily K member 15: MKMKKQNVRTLSLILCMFSYLLVGAAVFDALESETESARKRMLEQKRSDMKRKYRFTELDYREIERVVLLAEPHRAGRQWKFAGSFYFAITVITTIGYGHAAPGTDAGKVFCMFYAGLGIPLTLVMFQSLGERMNTFVRYLLSHIKKCLGLHRTEISMENMVLVGFLSCLGTLCVGAAAFSHFEGWTFFHAYYYCFITLTTIGFGDFVALQKKEDLQEKTPYVVFSFMYILVGLTVIGAFLNLVVLRFLTMNSEDEKRDAQERASLKRGRNLTAMSLGQENHCHSNLFLPIEEGTSCTNLILSPSEERGLYSPLPLPLNASQSRSQLSLFCCCVCYHLGLCHSSALSPNKCPECNINSVYNNSVSYKIEGGSSTRNDTVVSSPGSTLSPGLSLRYLPHFRRKSL, from the exons atgaagatgaagaagcaGAACGTGCGCACGCTGTCGCTCATCCTCTGCATGTTCTCTTATCTGCTGGTGGGCGCCGCGGTCTTCGACGCCCTGGAGTCCGAGACTGAGAGCGCGCGGAAGCGCATGCTGGAGCAGAAGCGCAGCGATATGAAGAGAAAGTATCGCTTCACCGAGCTCGACTACCGAGAGATCGAGCGAGTGGTGCTGTTGGCGGAGCCACATCGTGCTGGTAGACAGTGGAAATTCGCCGGGTCTTTCTACTTTGCTATAACTGTCATCACCACGATAG GTTACGGGCACGCGGCCCCTGGCACAGACGCAGGGAAGGTCTTCTGCATGTTCTATGCGGGTCTGGGCATCCCACTCACGCTGGTGATGTTCCAGAGTCTGGGTGAAAGGATGAACACCTTCGTCCGTTACCTCCTCAGCCACATCAAGAAGTGCCTAGGGCTGCATCGCACTGAGATCTCCATGGAAAACATGGTGTTGGTGGGGTTCCTGTCTTGCTTGGGAACTCTGTGTGTGGGGGCCGCTGCCTTCTCACACTTTGAGGGCTGGACCTTCTTTCACGCGTACTACTACTGTTTCATCACCCTCACCACCATCGGCTTTGGCGACTTCGTGGCTCTTCAGAAGAAGGAGGACCTCCAGGAGAAGACCCCTTACGTGGTCTTTAGCTTCATGTACATCCTCGTGGGTCTGACTGTGATCGGAGCCTTCCTCAACTTGGTTGTATTGAGGTTCCTCACTATGAATAGTGAGGACGAGAAGCGGGATGCACAGGAGCGGGCCTCGCTGAAGAGGGGCCGTAACCTCACGGCCATGAGTTTGGGGCAGGAAAATCACTGCCACAGCAACCTGTTCTTGCCCATAGAGGAGGGTACCAGCTGTACCAACCTCATCCTGTCGCCGTCAGAGGAGCGTGGGCTCTACTCGCCTCTGCCCCTGCCCTTAAACGCCAGCCAGTCTCGGTCCCAGTTGAGCTTGTTTTGCTGCTGTGTCTGCTATCACCTGGGCCTCTGCCACAGCTCGGCCCTGTCCCCAAACAAGTGCCCTGAATGCAACATCAACTCAGTGTACAACAACTCCGTTTCCTACAAGATAGAAGGTGGCTCCTCAACCAGGAACGATACGGTTGTGTCCTCTCCAGGCAGCACGCTCTCTCCAGGGCTCAGCCTCAGATATCTGCCACACTTCAGGAGGAAGTCATTGTAA